A single Eleginops maclovinus isolate JMC-PN-2008 ecotype Puerto Natales chromosome 5, JC_Emac_rtc_rv5, whole genome shotgun sequence DNA region contains:
- the LOC134864643 gene encoding phospholipid-transporting ATPase ABCA1-like isoform X6, with the protein MTVSTQLGLLLWKNFTYRRRQTIQLLIEIIWPLFIFFILISVRYHYPPYEQHECHFPNKAMPSAGTLPWVQGIICNANNPCFRNPTPGESPGVVGNFNDSIISRLFTDAQKILLYSQNDKSYEGYKGLLRALRKMQENTARFKLKDFLQDNETLSHFLHHNASLPRHALKQIVEADVNLEKVLTKGFGFHLRDLCNATPLEEFVHIADRNVSRLIQESICSSPSDWLDKAQSHFLSNLDFFKPIRKDVRSDPKVVQEVSAATDNLLESLGALATELASMKSWKDMRKEILYLTANATGSPNQMYQAVSRIVCGHPEGGGLKIKSLNWYEDNNYKALFGNHGNDSDSDHSSSYDNSSTPYCNNMMRSLESSPISRMIWRALKPLLMGKILYTPDTPATQRIIHEVNKTFQELGLLRDLGGMWEEMRPKVWNFMENGEEMDMVRTLLQNNASAAFLNSQLIGTEWRVSDLSAFLSKVSEDKRPAGSAYTWRNVFNETDQAILTISRFMECVNLDKLEPVANEERLVNKSMGLLRNQKFWAGIVFPDIAHSNSTELPPNVNYKIRMDIDNVERTNKIKDGYWDPGPRADPFEDLRYIWGGFSYLQDVIEQGIIRAITGTKEKTGVYIQQMPYPCYVDDIFLRVMSRSMPLFMTLAWMYSVAIIIKGVVYEKEARLKETMRIMGLNNGTLWLSWFISSLIPLLISAGLLVVLLKMGNLLPYSDPGVVFLFLASFGIVTIMQCFLISTLFSRANLAAACGGIIYFTLYLPYVLCVAWQDYVGFGAKLIVSLLSPVAFGFGCEYFALFEEQGVGIQWSNLLASPLEDDSYNLTTSISLMLFDAVLYGIMTWYFEAVFPGQYGIPRPWYFPFTKSYWCGEKENPNISTPLSKKGNAEVCIEEEPSHIEPGVYIENLVKVYSHGNKLAVDGLSLRFYKGQITSFLGHNGAGKTTTMSILTGLFPPTSGTAYIHGKDIRTELSTIRQNLGVCPQHNVLFSMLTVEEHIWFYACLKGLSEEKVKAEMEQIVNDVGLPHKRNARTHTLSGGMQRKLSVALAFVGGSKVVILDEPTAGVDPYARRGIWDLLLKYRQGRTIILSTHHMDEADILGDRIAIISHGKLCCVGSSLYLKTHLGTGYYLTLVKRDYDLTLQSCRNSASTVSYIKKAEKEDSVSESSSDAGLGSEPESETTTIDVSLISNLIFKHVKEARLVEDLGHEITYVLPYESAKDGAFVELFHELDDRLTDLGISSYGISDTTLEEIFLKVAEDSGVDAVELSDGVVPTRTRRHHAFGDHQSCLKPFTEDDFDFNDSEESRETDWLSGSDGKGSYQVKGWSLKRQQFVALLWKRFLYARRSRKGFFAQIVLPAVFVCIALVFSLIVPPFGKYPSLSLDYSMYGEQFTFISNDIPEDPHINKLHGALTAQPGFGTRCMDGQPSPDSHCTEVGDEWSAPQVPQSVTDMFDNGNWSMENPSPMCECSCEGRKRMLPECPAGAGGLPPKEMKISETDTLQNLTGRNISDYIVKTYAQIIGKSLRNKIWVNEFRYGGFSLGARSSQLTSHADQVDEAIAQLKRRFRLERGTAADRFFLSLSSFMQGLDTKNNVKIWFNNKGWHSIGSFLNVMNNGILRANLPSDKDPTKFGITASNHPLNLTKEQLSQVALMTTSVDVLVSICVIFAMSFVPASFVVFLIQERVNKAKHMQFISGVQPLLYWLANFVWDMCNYVVPATLVIIIFMCFQQDAYVSSTNLPVLALLLLLYGWSITPLMYPASFFFKIPSTAYVVLTSVNILIGINGSVSTFVLELFGSNEIGGINDILKNVFLIFPHFCLGRGLIDMVKNQAMADALERFGENRFRSPLAWDMVGKNLFAMAIEGVIFFCITVLIQYHFFFKARSSTSHLKPIGEEDEDVARERQRILSGGGQSDILELKELTKIYKRKQKPAVDRLCVGIPPGECFGLLGVNGAGKTSTFKMLTGDSTVTGGEAYLNGKSVTSEIDEVHQNMGYCPQFDAINDLLTGREHLEFYAILRGVPEKEVCEVAEWGIRKLGLVKYVDKSAGSYSGGNMRKLSTAIALIGGPPVVFLDEPTTGMDPKARRALWNAILSIVKEGRSVVLTSHSMEECEALCTRMAIMVNGRFRCLGSVQHLKNRFGDGYTIILRVTGPDPDLRPVMEFIEQELPGSTLKEKHRNMLQYQLPTSLTSLARIFSLLSQNKDTLSIEDYSVSQTTLDQVFVNFAKDQSDEDHLKDALLNKRDAVVVDISQLNTLLKDNTTRESCV; encoded by the exons ATGACAGTCTCCACTCAACTGGGTTTACTGCTTTGGAAAAACTTCACCTACAGACGGAGACAGACT ATCCAGCTGCTGATTGAGATCATCTGGCCCCTATTTATCTTCTTCATCCTGATCTCTGTCCGATATCATTATCCACCATACGAGCAACATGAAT GCCATTTCCCTAACAAGGCCATGCCCTCGGCGGGTACGTTGCCCTGGGTACAAGGCATCATCTGTAACGCCAACAACCCCTGCTTCCGTAATCCCACCCCAGGCGAGAGTCCCGGGGTGGTGGGAAACTTCAATGATTCTAT AATCTCCCGTTTGTTCACTGATGCCCAGAAAATCCTGCTCTACAGTCAGAATGATAAAAGCTACGAGGGATACAAGGGACTGCTAAGGGCTCTCAGAAAGATGCAGGAGAATACTGCTC GTTTCAAGCTAAAGGACTTTTTGCAAGACAATGAGACCCTTTCCCACTTCCTTCACCACAACGCCTCACTTCCTCGTCATGCGCTGAAGCAGATAGTCGAGGCTGACGTCAACCTGGAAAAG GTGCTGACTAAAGGTTTTGGCTTCCATCTCAGAGACCTCTGTAACGCAACGCCCCTGGAGGAATTTGTCCACATTGCCGACCGCAACGTTTCCCGTCTGATTCAAGAAAGTATCTGCAGTTCCCCCAGCGATTGGCTTGACAAGGCCCAGAGCCACTTCCTGTCCAACTTGGACTTTTTCAAACCCATTCGG AAGGATGTGAGGTCGGACCCCAAAGTCGTCCAGGAAGTCTCAGCAGCTACCGACAATCTTCTGGAGAGCCTGGGAGCATTGGCCACGGAG CTTGCCAGTATGAAGAGTTGGAAGGACATGCGTAAAGAGATCTTGTATCTAACTGCGAATGCCACAGGATCTCCAAACCAAATGTATCAGGCCGTGTCCCGTATCGTTTGCGGCCATCCCGAGGGAGGCGGCCTCAAAATCAAGTCTCTCAACTGGTATGAAGACAACAACTACAAGGCCCTGTTCGGAAACCATGGCAACGACAGCGACAGTGATCACTCCTCATCTTACGACAACTCTTCAA CTCCCTATTGTAATAACATGATGCGTAGCCTGGAGTCCAGCCCCATTTCAAGGATGATCTGGAGAGCTCTGAAGCCTCTGCTCATGGGGAAGATCCTGTACACCCCAGATACTCCGGCCACACAGAGAATCATCCACGAG GTGAATAAGACCTTCCAGGAGCTCGGCCTGCTGAGGGACCTCGGAGGGATGTGGGAGGAGATGAGGCCCAAAGTGTGGAATTTCATGGAAAATGGCGAGGAAATGGATATGGTCAGG ACGCTGCTCCAGAATAACGCCAGTGCCGCGTTCCTTAACAGCCAGCTCATTGGGACTGAGTGGCGTGTGTCCGATTTGTCCGCCTTCCTGTCTAAAGTCTCAGAGGACAAAAGACCTGCAGGATCCGCCTACACTTGGAGAAATGTCTTCAACGAAACCGACCAGGCCATACTGACCATCTCACGTTTCATGGAG tGTGTGAACCTGGACAAGCTGGAGCCTGTAGCTAATGAGGAGCGACTGGTGAACAAGTCCATGGGTCTTCTGAGAAACCAGAAGTTCTGGGCTGGAATCGTGTTTCCTGACATTGCCCATAGCAATAGCACTGAACTGCCTCCCAACGTCAACTACAAGATCCGCATGGACATCGATAATGTCGAGAGGACCAACAAGATCAAGGATGG TTATTGGGACCCCGGTCCCAGGGCAGACCCCTTCGAGGACCTTCGTTACATCTGGGGCGGATTCTCATACCTGCAGGACGTCATCGAGCAGGGAATCATCAGAGCCATCACTGGAACAAAAGAGAAGACAGGAGTCTACATTCAGCAGATGCCCTACCCCTGCTATGTTGATGACAT TTTCCTGAGGGTGATGAGTCGGTCAATGCCTCTCTTCATGACCCTGGCGTGGATGTACTCTGTAGCCATCATCATCAAGGGCGTCGTATATGAGAAGGAGGCCCGCCTCAAAGAGACCATGAGGATCATGGGACTGAATAACGGCACCTTGTGGCTTAGCTGGTTCATCAGCAGTTTAATCCCACTTCTGATCAGCGCCGGCTTGTTGGTGGTGTTATTGAAG atggGCAACCTGCTGCCTTACAGTGACCCAGGCGTAGTGTTTCTTTTCCTGGCATCATTCGGCATTGTTACCATCATGCAGTGTTTCCTCATCAGCACGCTCTTCTCTCGCGCTAACCTGGCAGCCGCCTGTGGTGGCATCATATACTTCACCCTCTACCTGCCTTACGTGCTGTGTGTCGCCTGGCAAGACTACGTGGGCTTTGGAGCAAAACTTATTGTG AGTCTGCTCTCTCCTGTGGCTTTCGGTTTTGGCTGTGAGTACTTTGCCCTATTTGAGGAGCAAGGGGTGGGCATTCAGTGGTCAAACCTGCTGGCCAGCCCCCTGGAGGACGACAGCTACAACCTGACCACCTCTATCTCCCTCATGCTGTTTGACGCTGTGCTCTATGGAATAATGACCTGGTACTTTGAAGCTGTGTTCCCTG GTCAGTATGGGATCCCCAGACCTTGGTATTTCCCTTTCACTAAATCGTACTGgtgtggagagaaagaaaacccCAACATCTCCACCCCTCTGTCAAAGAAGGGCAACGCTGAAG ttTGTATTGAGGAGGAGCCAAGCCACATCGAGCCAGGTGTTTACATCGAGAATCTGGTGAAGGTGTACAGCCATGGAAACAAGCTGGCTGTAGATGGGCTGTCCCTGAGGTTCTATAAGGGACAGATTACGTCCTTCCTCGGTCACAACGGAGCAGGAAAGACCACCACCAT GTCAATCCTCACAGGGTTGTTTCCACCAACATCTGGCACTGCCTACATCCACGGGAAGGACATCCGCACAGAGCTCAGCACCATCAGGCAGAATCTGGGCGTCTGTCCGCAGCACAACGTACTTTTCAGCAT GCTGACAGTAGAGGAACACATCTGGTTCTACGCCTGTCTGAAGGGGCTGTCGGAGGAAAAAGTGAAGGCGGAGATGGAACAAATTGTGAACGATGTCGGACTGCCTCACAAACGAAACGCCCGCACCCACACCCTGTCTG GAGGGATGCAGAGGAAGCTGTCGGTGGCCCTGGCTTTTGTTGGGGGTTCAAAAGTGGTGATCCTGGATGAGCCTACTGCTGGAGTCGATCCCTACGCACGCAGGGGCATCTGGGACCTGTTGCTCAAATACAGACAAG GCCGCACCATCATCCTCTCCACCCATCACATGGACGAGGCTGACATCCTGGGTGACCGCATCGCCATCATCTCCCACGGCAAGCTGTGCTGCGTAGGCTCCTCGCTCTACCTGAAGACCCACCTGGGCACGGGCTACTACCTGACCCTGGTCAAGAGAGACTACGACCTGACCCTTCAGTCCTGCAGGAATTCTGCCAGCACCGTGTCCTACATCAAGAAGGCCGAGAAG GAGGACAGCGTATCAGAAAGCAGTTCAGATGCTGGACTGGGCAGCGAACCGGAGAGTGAAACCACCACTATTG ATGTGTCGCTTATCTCCAACCTAATATTCAAACATGTCAAAGAGGCTCGCCTGGTTGAGGACCTTGGCCACGAAATCACCTATGTCTTGCCCTACGAGTCTGCTAAAGACGGAGCCTTTGTCGAGCTTTTCCACGAGCTGGATGACCGCCTGACTGACCTGGGAATATCCAGCTATGGaatatctgatactaccctgGAAGAG ATTTTCTTGAAAGTGGCTGAAGACAGTGGAGTGGATGCTGTTGAGCTTTCAG ATGGAGTCGTTCCGACCAGGACTCGTCGCCATCATGCATTTGGAGACCACCAGAGCTGCCTGAAGCCCTTCACTGAAGATGACTTTGATTTCAACGACTCTGAAG AATCCCGTGAGACTGACTGGCTCAGTGGATCAGATGGCAAAGGATCATACCAGGTCAAAGGCTGGAGTCTGAAGAGACAGCAGTTTGTTGCACTCCTCTGGAAACGATTCCTCTACGCCCGGCGCTCCAGGAAAGGCTTCTTTGCTCAG attgTTCTCCCGgccgtgtttgtgtgtattgcCCTGGTTTTCAGTCTGATTGTCCCTCCGTTTGGAAAGTACCCAAGTCTGTCTCTGGATTACAGCATGTATGGAGAACAGTTTACCTTCATCAG TAATGACATACCTGAAGATCCTCACATCAACAAACTGCACGGAGCTCTTACAGCACAGCCAGGATTTGGGACACGCTGCATGGATGGACAACCCTCACC GGATAGTCACTGCACAGAAGTCGGGGATGAGTGGTCGGCCCCGCAGGTCCCTCAAAGTGTGACGGACATGTTCGACAATGGCAACTGGTCTATGGAGAATCCTTCTCCCATGTGTGAGTGCAGCTGTGAAGGACGCAAGAGGATGCTGCCCGAGTGTCCCGCTGGTGCCGGGGGACTTCCACCAAAAGAG ATGAAGATCAGTGAGACGGACACTCTTCAGAATTTGACTGGCAGGAACATCTCAGACTATATTGTTAAGACCTACGCTCAGATCATTGGCAAGAG cCTAAGGAACAAGATTTGGGTCAACGAGTTCAG ATACGGTGGGTTCTCGCTGGGCGCCAGGAGTTCTCAGCTTACATCCCATGCAGATCAGGTTGATGAAGCGATTGCTCAGTTAAAGAGACGTTTCCGTCTGGAGAGA GGAACTGCAGCTGATCGTTTCTTTCTCAGTCTCTCCAGTTTTATGCAAGGGTTGGACACCAAGAACAACGTCAAg ATCTGGTTCAACAACAAGGGCTGGCACAGCATCGGTTCTTTCCTCAATGTGATGAACAATGGCATCCTGCGGGCAAATCTGCCATCCGACAAAGACCCCACTAAGTTTGGCATCACTGCCTCCAATCATCCGCTCAACCTCACCAAGGAACAGCTGTCTCAGGTCGCACT GATGACGACATCAGTGGATGTGCTAGTTTCCATCTGCGTGATCTTCGCCATGTCCTTTGTCCCTGCCAGTTTTGTGGTCTTCCTCATCCAAGAGAGAGTAAACAAGGCTAAGCACATGCAGTTCATCAGTGGAGTGCAGCCCCTACTTTACTGGTTGGCAAACTTTGTCTGGGATATG TGTAACTACGTCGTCCCAGCCACACTGGTCATCATTATCTTCATGTGTTTCCAACAAGATGCCTACGTCTCCTCCACCAATCTGCCCGTGCtggcgctgctgctgctgctctacGG ATGGTCGATCACCCCTCTGATGTACCCGGCCTCGTTCTTCTTTAAGATCCCCAGCACGGCCTACGTTGTTCTGACCAGCGTTAACATACTGATAGGAATCAACGGCAGCGTCTCCACATTTGTACTGGAGCTGTTTGGAAGCAAT GAAATTGGTGGCATCAACGACATCCTGAAAAACGTGTTCCTCATCTTCCCTCACTTCTGTCTGGGCAGAGGACTGATCGACATGGTGAAGAATCAGGCGATGGCCGACGCTTTAGAGAGATTTG GTGAAAACCGGTTTCGCTCCCCTCTGGCCTGGGACATGGTGGGCAAGAACTTGTTTGCAATGGCTATAGAGGGTGTGATCTTCTTCTGCATCACTGTCCTCATTCAATACCACTTCTTCTTCAAGGCCAG GTCTTCCACCAGTCACCTGAAGCCTATTGGAGAAGAAGACGAGGATGTGGCCAGAGAGCGACAGAGGATCTTGAGTGGAGGAGGACAGTCAGACATCCTGGAGCTCAAAGAGCTCACCAAGATTTACAAGAGGAAACAGAAGCCGGCAGTGGATCGGCTGTGTGTTGGCATCCCACCAGGAGAG TGTTTTGGATTGCTGGGAGTGAATGGGGCAGGGAAAACCAGCACCTTTAAAATGCTGACAGGAGACTCTACAGTCACAGGGGGAGAGGCCTACCTGAATGGCAAGAG TGTGACTTCAGAGATAGACGAGGTGCACCAGAACATGGGCTACTGTCCTCAGTTTGATGCCATCAATGACCTGCTGACCGGCAGAGAGCACCTCGAGTTTTACGCCATCCTGAGGGGAGTTCCCGAGAAGGAAGTCTGCGAG GTGGCCGAATGGGGCATCCGTAAGCTTGGTTTGGTCAAATATGTGGACAAGTCAGCGGGCAGCTACAGTGGAGGCAACATGAGGAAACTGTCTACTGCCATCGCTCTCATAGGAGGACCGCCTGTAGTCTTTTTG GATGAACCAACAACAGGTATGGATCCTAAAGCACGGCGCGCACTGTGGAACGCAATCCTGAGCATCGTCAAGGAGGGACGATCTGTAGTCCTAACCTCTCACAG CATGGAGGAGTGTGAAGCGCTTTGCACCAGAATGGCCATCATGGTCAACGGCAGGTTCCGATGTCTGGGCAGTGTGCAGCATCTC